GTGAATCGATAAAAGGATTTAGTCTAGCGAATACTGATATAATACGATGGATTTTAAAATAATCTAATATTTCTTTTATAAAGTCAGAATTGTTAAAATTTGTGGGCAGGTTACCAATAACAACAGGTCCCACGTAACCATAGGCAGAAGTCGCGTCTTTGTAGTCGCTACATGGAATGTCTCTGACTAATAAGGGTAATGCCAATATATAGTCTTTTGTTGAATATTTTAGTAAAACAGGAGTTTCATTACGATACCTTGCAATTTGATGATAACCATAGGTGTGATAAAAATCGTATATGTTTGATTTTGTTATACAGTCATTCCAGTTTTTTTCATCTGTAATGGCTTCTAATTTACTTTTACCGTTCTCTAAAAACTTAATATGGCTGATTTGTTCGGGATTTTCAAATCTGTCTTGACTGGCCAAATCCTTAAAAATAATCTTGGACAATAATTTTGATATCCAAATAATCCTTCCACAGTGTTCGACGTGCCAGACAGGAGAGTTGTTGATAACATTCCCAGCCAGTAAAGGCCCCATAATATGTAAGTCGTTTTGAGCCTCAAGTTTTTTATTAATCTTAAAGCCAATATTTGATTTATTTGGTATACAGTATTTGTTTTTTATTAAATTATTTATTAGCGGTGGTAATTTTTTACTTTTTAAATTTTTACCGCCAATACAATTGATAACCAAATGAAAGTTTTTTGGGTAGATTTCCTCTTGCTGTGTTTCTGTGTTTAAAAATTGAACTTTGTACTCTAAAGTTTCTTTGTCTTTTTTTAAATCGATAAATCTGCCAGCTAAGTGGTTGAAACGGTCACGATCCTTTAACCACTTTATAGTATTTGAGTAGTGCATGCCTGCACAACGTTGCTTTTGGCCTATTTGATTACCATAATTGCAAGCAAACTTATGTAATTCATCTTCACTGAGCTTATTTAACAAATCGCCGAAGGCAGAGGATATCTTTTCTATAGTAGAGGCCGCTCCCAATTGAATGGAATCTGAAAGATTAATATCTTCAAATGCAGCATCAGCTATCGCTTTTGCCGATAATTCCTTTTCATCCTTTAAATTTAATAAATTAACGGGTTGAAATGCTTCTTTGCGCTCATCGTCAATATAAGCATCTGGTGCTCGACCTTGGGTTGATAGAAAAACATAATTTATTGGTCGAGCCCTGTTTTTGCTGTTGTCATTTAATTTATACAGCATTTCCAAAGCACTTGCATTGGCACCAACAATTAGAACATTTGTTTCCTTGTTTTTAGACCTTTTCGTTAAAAATTCATTTATTTTTTTTAAATTTTTATTAATGTTGGGGACATAAGGTGTGTTTACCAACATTAGGTTTTTACGCTTTAAGATGTTTTTATTTTTGTATAACATTCTTGTGGGTAAAGAGCCAACTGATAAAACTACTTTTTTGGATAGAAAGTAGTTGCCGTTTTTTAAAGTTATATTATATATATTATTATTTTTAAATAAATCTACAGCAGTAGCTGTCACATAGTTTACATCAACTCGCTTTTTTAAGTAGTTAATTTTACTATTTAACATGTGGTTAATATACAGTCCAAAAAAACGACGAGGTATGAAAAGCTCCTCCCAATCACCATTGTTGATGGATTCTATATTATCAGACAACCATTTTTCTGTAAGCGTATCGCCTTCATTTTTCATTTCTTCAAGCAACCAATCTTTATTGATGTTCAGCCATTCTATAAATGGCTTCAATTCTGGTTCGGGAAGAAAGTTTTTAAGGTTGGTAATCAATAATGTTGAAAACCCTGATCTTTTTCCATAGGGAATACCTGTGTTAAATTCAGAATACTTTTCAATTACAGTTATTCGAACCTTTTTTTTTATCGTTTCATCAGTCTCCAACAATTTCAAGAAATTTATTATTGAGAATGATGTTGAAATTCCAGAACCAATAAAAGTAATGTCTGATATAGTTATAAGGTTTTTCAAAATAATTAGGGCTTTGTTGTCTTAATGATTCTTCCAGGATTCCCGACTACGGTTGAATAGTCTGGAACATCCTTAATAATTACCGATCCAGCACCAATTTTACACCATTTACCAATTTTAATTTTTGGTATAACTATAGCGCCTACACCTATATGGGAGCCTTTACCAACCTCTACATGTCCGCATAGAGCAGCTTTAGGGGATATATGGGCAAAATCGCCAATAATATTATCATGGTCTATACTAGCACCAGTGTTTATAATAACATGTTTCCCAATTATGGTATTGGATTGGATAATGGCTCCAGCAAAAATTACAGAGCCCTCTCCAATTTTTGATGTTGGAGAAATTATTGCTGAGTGATGTATAGTTATTTCAAATTCAGATCTCAAAAAGTCTGCGATTTCAGCACGTTCAGCATTATTTCCAATGGCAATAATAACAGGGGCGCCCTTGTGTGGAAAATTATCTACATCTTTCCTCAATCCCATAGCCACATTTTTTGACGCCTTGTGGGTTTGATCCGGTTTGTCGTCGAACGTATCGGTAACGGTATAGCCATTTTGTTCTAATACCTCTTTTATTACTTGTGAATGTCCCCCAGCACCATAAATGCGAACCTTTTTGACTTCTTTTAGTTGACTCATTTGTTCTGCTTTTTTAAGTATTTTGAAAATAGTGTTGGTCGTTTTTTATTTTGTATTTTTTCTTAACTCGTCTAAGTAGGGTTGTGCTTTTGTGGCATCTGTTGCAATATCCTTTGATGCCAAAACCTTATATATGGTTTTTATTAAAATTTTAAAATCTGTTTTTAAAGATATTGTTTTTACGTACTCAACGTCTAATTTCAATCGAGGCTCCCAATCTAAAAAGTTCCTTCCGTTTACCTGTGCCAACCCGGTAATTCCAGGTCTAACATCATGCCTTGTTCGTTCTTCTTTGGTATAATATGGCAGGTACCTAGGCAGTAAAGGCCTAGGGCCGATAATAGACATATCGCCTTTTAACACATTGAATAATTGAGGTATTTCATCAATAGATGCCTTTCTGACTATAAGTCCAACACGGGTCAATCTTTCGTAATCAGATAACAAATTTCCGTTGACATCTGTTTTATCATTCATCGTCTTAAACTTAATAATGGTGAAAATTTGTTCATTTTTTCCAGGTCTTTTTTGAAAGAAAAAAGGTTTACCGTTATTAACTATAAATAGTAAAAGCGTTGTAATAATAATAACAGGTGAAAGTAAAACAAGTGCAAAAAATGCAGCAAAAAAATCTAAAAAAGGCTTTAATGTAGTTTTGTAACTCATTACAATAAAAGTAGGTTTTATGTTTCTTATCTTTAAAATAAAAGGGAGACTTTTTAAAGCCTATCAAAGATAAAGCTATCCATAATAAAAAAAAGCTCCCGCTTTACAATTCCGTTGACTTTAATGTTTTTTTCGTTAAGGGGTTATACTATAAAAACTTTATCGCTGATTTTTACCTTTTTTAAAGTAGAAAACCTAAAGATACAACCAATATAACCATCCTTGAAGTATAAAACTCTAGAGTGTTGATGCTCATGTGGTTAACTACTAATACAGATTGCTTAGATACTTTTTTCTAGAGCTTTGTACTCGTTTAAAATAGCAGACCATACCAATTTTTGTTCGTATTTTGAAATTACTTTTGGTCTTGAATTTTTTGCCATGGTTTCTGCTTTGCTCTTATTATTTAGCAAAAGCAACATTTTTTCATGTATAGCCTTATGATCTTTTGTAGGAATAACAAATCCGTTAAGGTTATTTTCAATAATTTCATTACAACCATTAATATTTGATACCACACAAGGTAGTCCCATAGCAGCTGCTTGCAAAACTACGTTAGGAAAGCCTTCTCTGTAACTAGGGAAAATCAAAGCATTCGCAATAGAAAAATAAGGCCTTACGTCAACAACCCAACCAGTCGTGATAATATTGTCATTGTCTTTAATGTTTTTTTTTGTTTCTGGTAGTAAGGGATCTAATTCGTTTTCGTACCAACCAACAAGCAGCAGCTTTATATTGTTGTTTGTATTGTCAATTAAGTTAAAGGCCTCAATAAGCTCATTAACACCTTTATCTTTTACCAAGCGTCCTACATAAATAAAAACATAGTCGTTGTCCTTCAGTTTTAGCTCAGGGCTTGATCGTAATTCGCATTTAAACTTATTATCATATAGTTTTGGGTCAAAATGAGACGTGTCGATACCGTTAGAGCTTCCGTTTGCTAATACTTTTAATTTGTTTTTTATTGTAAAATTATTTTCCAAAATAATATCAACCAAACCATACGAATTAGGATAGATTTTGGTAGCACATTTATAGGTGATTTTTTCGACTAAATTTAAAACAACCCGTTTCAAACCGGTGGCTTCTACTAGTGGGAGACCTGCAATTGTATGTAACCTATAGGGAACATGCGCAAATTTAGCTGCAATCATAGATAAAGTTCCAGCTTTTGGGGTGTGAGAGTGCACAATTAATGGCTTTTCTTTTTTAAAAATTTTGTAGAGTTTATAAACAGCAATCAAATCTTTAAAAGGGGTTATTTTTCTAGTCATTGTAACAGGGATAACTTTTACGTTTTCCCGTTTACCTACTTCTTCTAGATATCCGTCATCGGAACCAGATATGCCAATTATATCAAAATGGGCGCTCATATAGTTTAATTGACCTTTTAACAGACTAGCTAGTGACATAGGGACGGTGGTAACCCTAATGATTTTTTGCTTCATGATAGATATGGTTTCTGGGGCAAATATAGAAAAGTCATTAGTATGGTAGATAATATGTCTTTTTAATACTGAAATACCAGTTGACTGGATAAAAGTTATATACATCGAGTTTATACAATAAATTTAAAGAATCAACTAAACAACTTTGTGTTAATATTTTTAGTGATTAAGGCTTTTGGGCTTTCTGTTTGTTGGTAATATTTATTGAATTCTCTTGTTGTGCTTATCGTTGAGTGATGGTTTAATTTAGTTAATTGAACAGCTTGTCGAATAACTTTTTTAATGTAAATCATGCTAATTTTATTCCTAAGCAAAAGTTGTTATTACTTATTAACAGGTAGTTAGTTGCACAGTCCTATCTATGTATTTTCGCGTGGTTTATAATACAGATTGACGTCTAAATGTTGTAATTAATCGTATATAGGTTTTAAAGCTTTTGAAATGCTTTTTAACGATTAAATATGATTTTAAACGATAATTTTTTAAGGCACACATGTATTTTGTCGAAATAAACGGCTGTTTGTCGGCAATCCTAAAATTAATATTTAATATTGTTAGAGAAAGATTCCCCAAATCGAAAAACTTATGAAAATGATGTTTAAATCTATGATTTTGGTCATGATGTTCATGACACTATTATGTTCATGCAATAACGAAGAACTTTTTGTTGAAGAACCGATAGCCGAAGTAGTTAATAATACTGAAAACGGAAATACTGAAGTAACTAACAACGAAAACTCAAATGAAGATACGAATACCGACAACAGTTTGCCCTGTGATTTTGATTTAACGACCTTATCCGCCGGTGATACGGTAGTAATTGATTGTGTAATGGATTTAGAAGGCGCTACGATAAACTTGCCTTCTGATGTTACTTTATTGTATGAAGGCGGTGAAATTGTTAACGGTACACTTAATTTTTCGGATAACACTACTATTGATGGTAATCTGTTGAATATGACCTTGACCACAACAGGTTCTATTCCATTACTGAAAGACACTGTTTTTGATTTTGTCCCAGAACGATGGGGGATTGTTGAAGGTAAAGTATCAGACGAAGACGCACTAAATAATAGAGATATTATTGAGAGTATGATGGAAAAAGTTAAAGATATGGGCGTCAATACCTTTAAAATTGACAAGTTGGATGCTTATTTTAAAGTTGATGGGCCCTTGAATATGGGGACTCCAGAGCTACATGCTATCAATGTTCCTTCTGATTTTAATCTAATTATGTCCACTAATACTCACTTAAGAATGCAACCTAATGGCCATTTTCGAGCTAATTTATTAGCAATCTATAATGCCAAAAATGTAACTGTCAGTGGAGGGTTTTTACACGGAGACAGAGAAGAGCATAATTATGACTCTGGTTTTATTGATTCTGATGGTTCTTCTGGAGATAACCATGAATGGGTAAATACTATGGCTATTAAAGGAGGGCAAAACATCACTATTGATGGTGTAACCTTTCAGGATGCCACAGGAGATGGCTTGCATATTTCAAGTAAGTATTTTTATTTTGATTCTAGACACATCAGGTCAAAATATATTTATGTCAAGAATAATCGTTTTATCAGAGCAAGAAGGATTAACTTAACCTTGGTAAATTGTGAACAAGTTTTTATAGAAAACAACGAATTTATCGATGGAGGTGCTGATATGCCTAATTCAAAAGGAACTGCCCCTTCTTGCCAATTTAATATTGAGCCCGTTAGGCATTGGGATAATAATGGTGAACTCGTAGAATACGAAAGAGTTAACGATGTTTACATGAGCAACAATAAGGGGTTGTTGACTGGAGAAACAGGAGGAGGGTTTTATGTTTCTCATGGTAACGGGCCAATAATATTTGAAAATAATGAAATTGACTCTTCGGTATCTTATACTACTGCTGAGGGTGTTATAATAAGAAATAATTTAGTAAAAGATAATATTAAAGCAGGTAATCCTTCTAATTTCGATAGGGTTGACTTTGTTTTTGGCAATGAGGTTTATGGCAACATGGTATTTGGTGGGATTATAGTGGGAGGTAATGGTGTAACAATAAGAGATAATGATATTGAGGGAGATATTGGTATTTATTTAGGTGCAGGAGCAAAAAATAAAAGTTTAGGAGTTTCTAATTGTATAATAAAAAACAATACTATAAGAGCAAGCCAACGAGGGATAATGGCAATAAATACTACAAAAAACACATTGATAGAAGAAAACTCCATAGAAATGCTCTCAGGAAGTACTTTTGCCCTAAACCTTTATAACTCATGGTCTGGTGAGGTAGATGCTAATTTTATAGTAAATAACAATATTGTTACGGGTTCCAAGACAAATGACACTGGCGCTCATACTAGCCTTATTGGTGCGAATTCTATTTCTGTTACCAATAATAAGTTAGGTTGTGTACAGATTACTGGAGGTGAGGATACAACATTTACTGGTAATGAAATAGATGCAGAAATTAACAAGAATGGCTTATTCTTCAATGCAGATTGTCCTAACTCATCATTTAAATTTAATACAATTATAATTTATACTTCCAAAACGCCTTTGGAAATTTCAGCAGTAGATTATGAGACTGGATTGAATTTGTCAAGTACGGTTGCTTTAGAGAATAATACAGTTATAGAAAGGTAGGTAGTGATAGAGGAAAAAAAATCACTTCTACTATCAAAAAGCTCAGGGTTAGATTTAATTTGCTCTGAGCTTTTTTATTTTGTTAACTGGTTAGGGTTGGTTAATAAAAAACTATTAAAGTAATTTCGAATATAGTTTTATATACTTTGTCGTCATTATTTCAATATTAAATAGCTTAGACCTTCTTAAACAAGAAGCTTTTATATTATCGTTGTAATATGAATCATTATTTAATTGAATTATCATTTGCGATAATTGCTTGCTATTTTCAAGTTCAAATAATAAACCAGCTTCTTTTACTACTTCTGTCAAACCAGGTACATCTGTGGCTATAAAAGGTTTCCCAGAAGCCATCCCTTCTATACTGGATAGTGATAAGCCTTCAAAAAAAGACGAAAGAATAATAAAGTCCACAGTTTTTAACAACCTTGGAACATCGCTCCTTAAGCCGAAAAACTGTACTTTTTTTGCAACCCCAAACTCTTTTACTAATTGTTTGCACTCATTTTCCAAAGGCCCTTGGCCAACCAAGATTAATTTATACGCTTCGGGCAGTACACTAACTGCTTTAATAAGGGTTTTTTGGTCTTTTTGGGGGGTAAAACTGGATACCTGAATAATAAGGATATCCGAATCAAGATAACCTAAATCTTTTTTGTTGTAAGGCTTTGCCTCATTTATACTTTCTAAATCTATGCCGTTATATATTTTAGTAAGTTTGCCTTTAAATGAATTTCCTAGGTGAGTTTTTAGGTTATCGTCTACAGCATCAGAAATGGTTATAATTTTTTTAAACTGTCCATAAACAATTTTATCTACTAGTTTAAACAAGATTAAATTCCTTCGCCTATTAGTAGTATTATGTTCTGTTATAACTATGTTATATTTTTTAATACTTAATAAATTGGCAAACGCTACCCAATATATGGTGGGGAATAAGTGCGCATGGATAATATCATAATTTTTAAGAAACGATT
This genomic stretch from Flavobacteriaceae bacterium GSB9 harbors:
- a CDS encoding peptidoglycan bridge formation glycyltransferase FemA/FemB family protein; its protein translation is MKNLITISDITFIGSGISTSFSIINFLKLLETDETIKKKVRITVIEKYSEFNTGIPYGKRSGFSTLLITNLKNFLPEPELKPFIEWLNINKDWLLEEMKNEGDTLTEKWLSDNIESINNGDWEELFIPRRFFGLYINHMLNSKINYLKKRVDVNYVTATAVDLFKNNNIYNITLKNGNYFLSKKVVLSVGSLPTRMLYKNKNILKRKNLMLVNTPYVPNINKNLKKINEFLTKRSKNKETNVLIVGANASALEMLYKLNDNSKNRARPINYVFLSTQGRAPDAYIDDERKEAFQPVNLLNLKDEKELSAKAIADAAFEDINLSDSIQLGAASTIEKISSAFGDLLNKLSEDELHKFACNYGNQIGQKQRCAGMHYSNTIKWLKDRDRFNHLAGRFIDLKKDKETLEYKVQFLNTETQQEEIYPKNFHLVINCIGGKNLKSKKLPPLINNLIKNKYCIPNKSNIGFKINKKLEAQNDLHIMGPLLAGNVINNSPVWHVEHCGRIIWISKLLSKIIFKDLASQDRFENPEQISHIKFLENGKSKLEAITDEKNWNDCITKSNIYDFYHTYGYHQIARYRNETPVLLKYSTKDYILALPLLVRDIPCSDYKDATSAYGYVGPVVIGNLPTNFNNSDFIKEILDYFKIHRIISVFARLNPFIDSQNKILENFGETIQQGKVVFMDLNQKPNTLRANYRSRLKTHINKARRHCSIKTGNSLEDINTFIDIYYENMDRVNAKESYYFSRDYFHKLVKNKNFKTIILSVVHHETQETIAASMFISVGPIIHYHLSGSKTKFLDLMPTKLLIDEMRIIAAKKGYTFFNLGGGLGGRDDDSLFDFKSSFSKDFKDFYLWKLIVNPDIYKELVQKKGVNVESDYFPLYRIFDDLIVKL
- a CDS encoding acetyltransferase; translated protein: MSQLKEVKKVRIYGAGGHSQVIKEVLEQNGYTVTDTFDDKPDQTHKASKNVAMGLRKDVDNFPHKGAPVIIAIGNNAERAEIADFLRSEFEITIHHSAIISPTSKIGEGSVIFAGAIIQSNTIIGKHVIINTGASIDHDNIIGDFAHISPKAALCGHVEVGKGSHIGVGAIVIPKIKIGKWCKIGAGSVIIKDVPDYSTVVGNPGRIIKTTKP
- a CDS encoding sugar transferase — protein: MSYKTTLKPFLDFFAAFFALVLLSPVIIITTLLLFIVNNGKPFFFQKRPGKNEQIFTIIKFKTMNDKTDVNGNLLSDYERLTRVGLIVRKASIDEIPQLFNVLKGDMSIIGPRPLLPRYLPYYTKEERTRHDVRPGITGLAQVNGRNFLDWEPRLKLDVEYVKTISLKTDFKILIKTIYKVLASKDIATDATKAQPYLDELRKNTK
- a CDS encoding glycosyltransferase family 4 protein, with the protein product MKQKIIRVTTVPMSLASLLKGQLNYMSAHFDIIGISGSDDGYLEEVGKRENVKVIPVTMTRKITPFKDLIAVYKLYKIFKKEKPLIVHSHTPKAGTLSMIAAKFAHVPYRLHTIAGLPLVEATGLKRVVLNLVEKITYKCATKIYPNSYGLVDIILENNFTIKNKLKVLANGSSNGIDTSHFDPKLYDNKFKCELRSSPELKLKDNDYVFIYVGRLVKDKGVNELIEAFNLIDNTNNNIKLLLVGWYENELDPLLPETKKNIKDNDNIITTGWVVDVRPYFSIANALIFPSYREGFPNVVLQAAAMGLPCVVSNINGCNEIIENNLNGFVIPTKDHKAIHEKMLLLLNNKSKAETMAKNSRPKVISKYEQKLVWSAILNEYKALEKSI
- a CDS encoding right-handed parallel beta-helix repeat-containing protein; protein product: MMFKSMILVMMFMTLLCSCNNEELFVEEPIAEVVNNTENGNTEVTNNENSNEDTNTDNSLPCDFDLTTLSAGDTVVIDCVMDLEGATINLPSDVTLLYEGGEIVNGTLNFSDNTTIDGNLLNMTLTTTGSIPLLKDTVFDFVPERWGIVEGKVSDEDALNNRDIIESMMEKVKDMGVNTFKIDKLDAYFKVDGPLNMGTPELHAINVPSDFNLIMSTNTHLRMQPNGHFRANLLAIYNAKNVTVSGGFLHGDREEHNYDSGFIDSDGSSGDNHEWVNTMAIKGGQNITIDGVTFQDATGDGLHISSKYFYFDSRHIRSKYIYVKNNRFIRARRINLTLVNCEQVFIENNEFIDGGADMPNSKGTAPSCQFNIEPVRHWDNNGELVEYERVNDVYMSNNKGLLTGETGGGFYVSHGNGPIIFENNEIDSSVSYTTAEGVIIRNNLVKDNIKAGNPSNFDRVDFVFGNEVYGNMVFGGIIVGGNGVTIRDNDIEGDIGIYLGAGAKNKSLGVSNCIIKNNTIRASQRGIMAINTTKNTLIEENSIEMLSGSTFALNLYNSWSGEVDANFIVNNNIVTGSKTNDTGAHTSLIGANSISVTNNKLGCVQITGGEDTTFTGNEIDAEINKNGLFFNADCPNSSFKFNTIIIYTSKTPLEISAVDYETGLNLSSTVALENNTVIER
- a CDS encoding glycosyltransferase encodes the protein MRILQIINSLNSGGAEKLIVDTCLKYSNKGLKVDILLLDGVKTSLYHKLEKNKAISIYCLGVKNNIYNPLLVFKIKSFLKNYDIIHAHLFPTIYWVAFANLLSIKKYNIVITEHNTTNRRRNLILFKLVDKIVYGQFKKIITISDAVDDNLKTHLGNSFKGKLTKIYNGIDLESINEAKPYNKKDLGYLDSDILIIQVSSFTPQKDQKTLIKAVSVLPEAYKLILVGQGPLENECKQLVKEFGVAKKVQFFGLRSDVPRLLKTVDFIILSSFFEGLSLSSIEGMASGKPFIATDVPGLTEVVKEAGLLFELENSKQLSQMIIQLNNDSYYNDNIKASCLRRSKLFNIEIMTTKYIKLYSKLL